One window from the genome of Mugil cephalus isolate CIBA_MC_2020 chromosome 23, CIBA_Mcephalus_1.1, whole genome shotgun sequence encodes:
- the LOC125000636 gene encoding plakophilin-4-like isoform X2 — MRNRTDRASCGLRLTATSGRVGSGLYRREVEEMEEGDAEGEGPVAVREVPSGHGHDTGPNTTAAATTTTNLLASVKEQELQFERLTRELEEERQIVASQLERCMLGAESPGGDSSSSSEKSFAWRSAGGESQGGALEASGRPGRHLEAEEGLYLPEPDRGSLHDSEGSGGHSAQMTSYSDSGYQDSSVSYYSNQNVVRSEPRASVSRSPRAEGQASGQASSRVLRRMASLPSRSQSPGCGTVSPSRISLRTSQGSTYDSPILSEPKPLAAIFPGTSMPPSCPSPTSPTDGNGGGGGGGGGGGGGGVSGMGGGARLGSTLSLIEGRGLTGSPLRSGMTAVPQHYGSTLPRQSQPLAYGADPYGLYQRSALPRPDSLIGLHSSYAGHAGTQMDPELRAALSPDCHMTPVFDERPSFHSPLYHSPTHDPQGALYRTSTGMGTLPRTTSHCGTLPYQRSSSYGLSSAAVYVDSFRVSGEPVYSHRHSGLVDRVVTRTPSIESIHKDPREFAWRDPELPEVIHMLQHHFPSVQANAAAYLQHLCYGDNRVKVEVCHLGGIQHLVDLLDHKVSEVQKSACGALRNLVYGKATDNNKVALRNCGGIPALLRLLRKTTDNEVRELVTGVLWNLSSCDAVKMTIIRDALSTLTNTVVIPHSGWSSVSHRDDHKVKFQSSLLLRNTTGCLRNLSSAGEEARSQLRCCEGLVDSLLHVLRACVNTSDYDSKIVENSVCTLRNLSYRLEVEMPSSRLLGNQELDTMLGFSSPAKELDYLCWGKRRRGRKRGGWPDSKWDGVGPVPGFPQSLRGAELLWHPMVVKPYLNLLAESSNPATLEGAAGSLQNLSAGNWKFSAYIRAAVRKEKGLPILVELLRMDNDRVVCSVATALRNMALDVRNKELIGKYAMRDLVNRLPGGSPTVLSDDTVASVCCTLHEVTSRNMENAKALADSGGIEKLVDISKGRGKGYSMKVVKAAAQVLNTLWQYRELRSLYKQDGWNYTHFVTPVSTLERDRYRSQPTLPTSPMQMSPVIQSGGSATSSPAMLGIRRHSSNYQRAQSSMQLDTYYGDNSLHKRQYTGSEKKTPYFIGTYSSQSGEDLRRSQNPEPFYDEPDRKNYNSYRMYLSSPQGFGEDQYEDDPVHLTPSSPPDGYASQSLRFKANTNYVDFYSTTRRPSNRANKFTGSPDSWV; from the exons ATGCGTAACAGGACGGATCGAGCCAGCTGTGGCCTGCGTCTAACAGCAACATCTGGCCG GGTCGGCTCTGGACTGTATcgcagggaggtggaggagatggaggagggcgACGCAGAGGGGGAAGGGCCCGTGGCGGTCAGAGAGGTGCCGAGCGGTCACGGCCACGACACCGGCCCGaacaccaccgccgccgccacgaCCACCACCAACCTCCTGGCTTCAGTCAAAGAGCAG GAGCTCCAGTTTGAGCGTCTGACtcgggagctggaggaggagcggcAGATCGTGGCGAGCCAGCTGGAGaggtgcatgctgggagctGAGTCACCAGGGGGAGACAGCAGCAG CTCGTCTGAGAAGTCGTTTGCATGGAGATCTGCAG GTGGAGAGTCTCAGGGCGGAGCTCTGGAGGCGTCCGGACGTCCCGGTCGCCACCTGGAGGCCGAGGAAGGACTTTACCTGCCTGAACCGGACCGGGGATCCCTGCATGACAGTGAGG gctccGGAGGTCACTCGGCCCAGATGACCTCGTATTCGGACAGCGGCTACCAGGACAGCAGCGTTAGCTACTACAGCAACCAGAACGTGGTGCGTTCAGAGCCCCGAGCCTCCGTATCCAGAAGCCCCCGGGCGGAGGGTCAAGCCTCTGGGCAG GCCTCCAGCCGGGTGTTGCGGAGGATGGCCTCCCTCCCCTCCAGGAGCCAGTCCCCCGGGTGTGGCACCGTCTCCCCCTCCCGCATCTCCCTTCGAACCTCCCAAGGCAGCACCTACGACTCCCCCATCCTGTCCGAGCCCAAGCCTCTGGCCGCCATCTTCCCCGGGACGTCCATGCCGCCCTCCTGCCCGTCGCCGACCTCCCCGACCGACGGCAAcggcggaggtggaggaggtggaggtggaggtggaggagggggagtatCTGGGATGGGAGGAGGTGCACGGCTGGGGTCCACCCTGTCTCTGATCGAGGGGCGGGGCTTGACGGGGTCGCCGCTTCGCTCGGGGATGACGGCCGTGCCCCAACACTACGGCTCAACGCTGCCCAGACAGAGCCAGCCGTTAGCGTACGGCGCCGACCCATACGGGCTGTACCAGAGGAGCGCCCTCCCCCGGCCCGACAGCCTCATAG GGCTTCACAGCTCGTACGCCGGCCACGCAGGGACGCAGATGGATCCAGAGCTGAGGGCGGCGTTGTCTCCGGACTGCCACATGACGCCGGTGTTCGACGAACGCCCCTCTTTCCACAGCCCCCTGTACCACAGCCCCACCCATGACCCCCAGGGCGCCCTATACAGGACAAGCACAG GTATGGGGACCCTTCCTCGGACCACAAGCCATTGCGGCACGCTGCCGTAccaaagaagcagcagctatGGGCTGAGCTCCGCGGCCGTCTACGTCGACTCCTTCAGGGTCTCCGGTGAGCCGGTCTACTCCCACAGACACTCCGGGCTGGTGGACCGGGTGGTCACCCGGACCCCGTCCATCGAGAGCATCCACAAGGACCCCAG GGAGTTTGCTTGGCGTGACCCAGAGCTTCCAGAGGTCATACACATGCTGCAGCATCACTTCCCCTCGGTCCAGGCCAACGCCGCCGCCTACCTGCAGCACCTGTGCTACGGAGACAACAGGGTCaaggtggag GTGTGTCACCTGGGAGGGATCCAGCACCTGGTGGACCTGCTGGACCACAAGGTTTCCGAGGTCCAGAAAAGCGCCTGCGGGGCCCTGAGGAACCTGGTGTACGGCAAAGCCACCGACAACAACAAGGTGGCGCTGAGGAACTGCGGCGGCATCCCCGCGCTGCTGCGCCTCCTCAGGAAGACCACCGACAACGAGGTCCGGGAGCTGGTCACCG gagTCCTGTGGAACCTGTCCTCCTGTGACGCCGTGAAGATGACCATCATCAGAGACGCTCTGAGCACGCTCACCAACACCGTGGTCATCCCTCACTCCGGCTGGAGCAGCGTCTCCCACCGCGACGACCACAAGGTCAAGTTCCAGTCGTCGCTGCTGCTGCGCAACACCACCGGCTGCCTGAG GAACCTGAGCTCGGCCGGGGAGGAGGCGAGGAGTCAGCTGCGTTGCTGCGAAGGTCTGGTCGACTCTCTGCTCCACGTCCTCAGAGCCTGCGTCAACACGTCCGACTACGACAGCAAG ATCGTGGAGAACAGCGTCTGCACCCTGAGGAACCTCTCGTACCGGCTGGAGGTGGAGATGccctcctcccgtctccttGGCAACCAGGAGCTGGACACCATGCTGGGCTTCTCCTCCCCGGCCAAGGAGCTGGACTACCTCTGCTGGGGGAAGAGGAGGCGCGGCAGGAAGCGGGGCGGCTGGCCCGACAGCAAG TGGGACGGCGTCGGGCCGGTCCCGGGCTTCCCCCAGTCCCTGAGGGGGGCGGAGCTGCTGTGGCACCCGATGGTGGTGAAGCCCTACCTCAACCTTCTGGCTGAAAGCTCCAACCCCGCCACCCTGGAGGGCGCCGCCGGGTCCCTGCAGAACCTCTCCGCCGGGAACTGGAAG TTCTCGGCGTACATCCGAGCGGCGGTGCGTAAGGAGAAAGGTCTTCCCATCCTGGTGGAGCTGCTGAGGATGGACAACGACCGGGTGGTCTGCTCCGTGGCCACCGCCCTCCGCAACATGGCCCTGGACGTCCGCAACAAGGAGCTGATAG gaaagTACGCCATGAGGGACCTGGTGAACCGACTACCCGGCGGCAGCCCCACGGTGCTGTCGGACGACACGGTGGCGTCGGTGTGCTGCACGCTGCACGAGGTCACCAGCCGCAACATGGAGAACGCCAAAGCTTTAGCCGACAGCGGCGGCATCGAGAAGCTGGTGGACATCAGCAAAGGACGAGGGAAAGG GTACTCGATGAAGGTGGTGAAGGCAGCGGCTCAGGTGCTGAACACACTGTGGCAGTACAGGGAGCTGAGGAGCCTCTACAAGCAG GACGGGTGGAACTACACCCACTTCGTGACCCCCGTCTCCACCCTGGAGAGAGACCGATACCGGTCTCAGCCGACGCTGCCCACCAGTCCCATGCAGATGTCCCCCGTCATCCAATCAG gCGGTAGCGCTACGTCCTCGCCGGCCATGCTCGGGATAAGAAGACACAGCTCCAACTATCAGAGGGCGCAGTCATCTATGCAACTCGACACGTATTACGGAGACAACAGTTTACACAAACGGCAGTACACAG GGTCTGAGAAGAAAACCCCGTATTTCATTGGGACGTATTCCTCCCAGTCAGGAGAGGATTTGAGGAGATCCCAG AACCCAGAG